A genome region from Chitinophagales bacterium includes the following:
- a CDS encoding cysteine--tRNA ligase: MTELFIYNTLTGKKEKFEPLVLGKVGMYVCGPTLYSEPHMGNLRSFINFDMIYRYFLYLGYKVKYVRNITDCGHITNSAGQEQDSIGIAARAEQMESLEIVYKYNSKFQEIQRAYNLLRPSIEPTATAHIQEQIEIIEKIIANGYAYVSNGAVYFDVEKYIKSNAYGIISGRKVDELLVESRELHGQNEKKNPADFALWKKAQPEDMQIWRSPWGDGNPGWHIECTAMSTKYLGEQFDIHGGGMDLKFPHHENEVAQSCGAGMKNPARYWMHANMLNVNGQKMSKSLGNYFLPFEILDGTSDIFSKPFSANVVRFFMMMGHYRSDLDFSNDALLSAEKGYERLTEAFGKVSKLNTNDSSNCKEAIAAVESNCAAAMNDDFNTSKLIAELFELATIINKIDSKDLKADQDDISKINDIIQGYFIQVLGINFESNVNNQSQAMEHLMNLVIEIRKDSREKKDFATSDKIRDYLNQAGIELRDGKEGTSWKI; the protein is encoded by the coding sequence ATGACAGAACTTTTTATATACAATACACTGACAGGAAAAAAAGAGAAGTTTGAACCATTGGTTCTAGGCAAGGTAGGCATGTATGTATGTGGACCTACATTATATAGTGAACCACACATGGGCAATCTACGAAGCTTTATAAATTTTGATATGATATATCGTTATTTTTTGTATCTAGGATATAAAGTAAAATACGTAAGAAATATTACCGATTGCGGGCATATTACAAATAGCGCAGGCCAAGAACAAGATAGTATTGGGATAGCAGCGCGTGCCGAGCAAATGGAATCTTTAGAAATTGTCTATAAATATAATTCTAAGTTTCAAGAAATTCAGAGAGCTTATAATCTTTTGAGACCAAGTATTGAGCCTACAGCGACAGCGCATATACAAGAGCAGATTGAAATCATAGAGAAGATAATCGCTAATGGTTACGCCTACGTCAGCAATGGGGCAGTTTATTTTGATGTAGAAAAATATATCAAATCCAATGCGTATGGTATAATTAGTGGTCGAAAAGTAGATGAACTTCTTGTGGAATCTCGTGAGCTACATGGTCAGAATGAAAAGAAAAATCCAGCTGACTTTGCACTATGGAAAAAGGCACAGCCTGAGGATATGCAGATATGGAGAAGTCCATGGGGCGATGGCAATCCAGGATGGCATATTGAATGTACCGCTATGAGCACCAAATATCTCGGGGAGCAATTTGATATCCACGGAGGTGGTATGGATTTAAAATTTCCTCATCATGAGAATGAGGTGGCACAAAGCTGCGGCGCTGGCATGAAAAATCCTGCTCGCTATTGGATGCATGCCAATATGCTTAATGTCAATGGTCAGAAAATGAGTAAGTCTTTGGGAAATTATTTTCTACCATTTGAGATTTTGGACGGCACATCTGATATTTTCTCTAAACCTTTTAGTGCCAATGTCGTTCGATTTTTTATGATGATGGGGCATTATCGAAGCGATTTAGACTTCTCCAACGATGCTCTTCTTTCTGCTGAGAAAGGTTATGAAAGATTGACAGAGGCTTTTGGGAAAGTCAGTAAACTAAATACAAACGATAGCTCCAATTGTAAAGAAGCTATCGCAGCAGTGGAATCAAACTGCGCTGCTGCGATGAACGATGATTTCAATACATCAAAACTCATTGCTGAATTATTCGAATTGGCGACTATTATTAATAAAATAGATAGTAAGGATCTAAAAGCAGATCAAGATGATATTTCTAAAATCAACGATATCATACAGGGCTATTTTATACAAGTACTTGGAATCAATTTTGAATCCAATGTAAATAATCAATCACAGGCTATGGAGCATTTGATGAATTTAGTAATAGAGATAAGAAAAGATAGTAGAGAGAAAAAAGACTTTGCCACTTCTGATAAAATTAGAGATTATCTCAATCAAGCTGGAATAGAGCTGAGAGATGGGAAGGAAGGGACGAGTTGGAAGATTTAA
- a CDS encoding DUF2238 domain-containing protein, giving the protein MSFTNSLSNYRIPFKENKILWVCSIIFLTIWASTLIGTTDFKNWILENFLVIISLILIIWNNKKYQFSDLSFVLFTVYICLHIYGSKYTYAENPFGYWLKDALGFERNHYDRIVHFSFGFLLAYPMREAFISWFKFPTWVGWLLPIEITLSFSGIYELVEWAVADVFFPEQGMAYLGTQGDVWDAQKDMFLATLGAILATCIISGLKRALKFY; this is encoded by the coding sequence ATGTCTTTTACCAACTCTCTTTCAAACTATCGCATTCCATTTAAAGAAAATAAAATTCTATGGGTTTGCAGTATTATATTCTTGACCATCTGGGCATCTACGCTTATCGGCACTACGGATTTTAAGAACTGGATTCTGGAAAATTTTCTCGTTATTATTTCATTAATTCTCATCATTTGGAACAATAAAAAATACCAATTTTCTGATTTGAGTTTTGTGCTTTTTACAGTTTATATTTGTCTTCATATCTACGGTTCGAAATACACTTATGCGGAGAATCCATTTGGCTATTGGTTAAAAGATGCGCTTGGCTTTGAGCGCAATCACTATGATAGAATTGTACATTTTAGTTTCGGATTTTTATTGGCTTATCCTATGCGAGAGGCTTTTATTTCGTGGTTTAAGTTTCCTACTTGGGTAGGATGGCTTTTACCTATTGAAATCACTTTATCTTTCAGTGGTATATATGAACTCGTAGAGTGGGCAGTAGCTGATGTATTTTTCCCAGAGCAAGGCATGGCTTATCTGGGAACACAAGGTGATGTCTGGGATGCTCAGAAGGATATGTTCTTAGCTACTCTAGGTGCCATATTAGCTACGTGTATTATAAGTGGGTTGAAGAGGGCGTTAAAATTCTATTAA
- the xth gene encoding exodeoxyribonuclease III, protein MKILSYNVNGIRAAMKKGLVDFIKSENPDILGFQELKANKEDIDEKAIQDLGYHTYWLSAEKKGYSGVGIISKTKPKEIIEGMGHAFFDKEGRTLVAVYDNFTLINTYFPSGTSGDERQQLKFEFLDYYFDFIEKMKKKYPKLIVLGDYNIAHTEIDIHSPKTNQKTSGFLPEERAWMTKWFASGMVDSLRLLHPDLLHAYTWWTARFPSARLENKGWRIDYVSVTESLKDHLKEAFILPEAKHSDHCPLGIIMKF, encoded by the coding sequence ATGAAAATTCTCTCCTACAATGTAAACGGCATTCGTGCCGCCATGAAGAAAGGTCTTGTTGACTTCATTAAAAGTGAAAATCCTGATATTCTTGGTTTTCAGGAATTGAAAGCAAATAAAGAGGATATCGATGAGAAGGCAATTCAAGATTTAGGTTATCATACTTATTGGTTGAGTGCTGAGAAGAAAGGCTATAGTGGGGTAGGTATTATTTCGAAAACAAAGCCTAAAGAAATCATCGAAGGAATGGGGCATGCATTTTTTGATAAGGAAGGAAGAACATTAGTTGCTGTATACGATAATTTTACTTTAATCAATACTTATTTCCCTTCAGGAACTTCAGGAGATGAAAGACAGCAATTAAAATTTGAGTTTTTAGATTATTATTTTGACTTTATAGAAAAGATGAAGAAGAAATATCCTAAACTCATAGTATTGGGAGATTATAATATAGCTCACACAGAAATAGATATACATAGTCCCAAAACAAATCAAAAAACTTCAGGTTTCTTGCCAGAAGAACGCGCTTGGATGACGAAATGGTTCGCCAGTGGTATGGTGGACAGCCTACGACTACTGCACCCGGATTTATTGCATGCTTATACGTGGTGGACAGCGCGCTTTCCCTCTGCAAGACTTGAAAATAAAGGCTGGAGGATAGACTATGTTTCTGTTACAGAATCATTGAAAGATCATTTGAAAGAGGCATTTATTCTACCTGAAGCTAAACATAGCGATCATTGTCCATTAGGGATTATCATGAAATTTTGA
- the groL gene encoding chaperonin GroEL (60 kDa chaperone family; promotes refolding of misfolded polypeptides especially under stressful conditions; forms two stacked rings of heptamers to form a barrel-shaped 14mer; ends can be capped by GroES; misfolded proteins enter the barrel where they are refolded when GroES binds): protein MSKIISYNTESRDKLKSGVDQLANAVKVTLGPKGRNVVIEKKYGAPHITKDGVTVAKEVELEDPIENMGAQMVKEVASKTNDQAGDGTTTATVLAQAIITPGLKALVSGANPMDLKKGIDLAVSKVVGHLKENSQTVGDDNDKIKQIATISANNDSEIGTLIAEAMAKVKKEGVITVEEAKGTQTEVKVVEGMQFDRGYISPYFITNSEKMEADLDNPYILITDKKISTMKDILPILEKTVQTGRPMLIIAEDLEGEALTTLVLNRLRGTLKIAAVKAPGFGDRRKAMLEDIAILTGGTLINEERGFKLESAELDMLGSAEKVTIDKDNTTIVNGSGKSDDIKARVAQIKAQIETTTSDYDREKLQERLAKLSGGVAVLYVGAATEMEMKEKKDRVDDALAATKAAVEEGVIPGGGVGYIRALDALAKLKGDNEDQQTGIEIIRKAIQSPLRQICENAGVEGSVVVNKVIEGKADFGYNAREDKYENLYKAGVIDPAKVARVALENAASIAAMLLTTEAVIVEKPKAEEPHAHGMPGGGMGGMM from the coding sequence ATGTCAAAAATTATAAGTTATAACACAGAATCAAGAGATAAATTAAAAAGCGGTGTGGATCAGTTAGCCAATGCCGTAAAAGTAACCTTAGGCCCTAAAGGAAGAAACGTGGTTATCGAAAAAAAATATGGTGCACCACACATCACAAAAGATGGTGTGACTGTGGCTAAAGAAGTAGAATTGGAAGATCCAATCGAAAACATGGGTGCTCAGATGGTCAAAGAAGTGGCTTCTAAAACCAATGATCAAGCTGGAGATGGAACGACTACAGCTACAGTTTTAGCACAGGCTATTATCACTCCAGGTTTGAAAGCGCTAGTAAGCGGTGCGAATCCAATGGATTTGAAAAAAGGAATCGACTTAGCTGTGAGCAAAGTAGTAGGTCATTTGAAAGAAAATTCTCAAACAGTAGGTGATGATAACGATAAAATCAAGCAAATAGCAACTATTTCTGCTAATAATGATTCAGAAATAGGCACACTTATAGCAGAAGCTATGGCTAAGGTGAAAAAAGAAGGTGTGATCACAGTAGAAGAGGCAAAAGGAACTCAGACAGAAGTGAAAGTGGTAGAAGGAATGCAGTTTGATAGAGGCTATATCTCTCCATACTTCATAACAAATTCTGAGAAAATGGAAGCAGATTTAGACAATCCGTATATCCTTATCACCGATAAAAAGATTTCTACGATGAAGGATATCCTTCCTATTTTAGAAAAAACGGTTCAGACTGGCAGACCTATGTTAATCATTGCGGAGGACTTAGAAGGTGAAGCGTTGACTACTTTGGTATTAAATAGACTGAGAGGTACATTGAAAATAGCTGCTGTCAAGGCACCAGGCTTCGGTGATAGAAGAAAAGCTATGTTAGAAGACATCGCTATCTTGACAGGTGGTACTTTGATCAACGAAGAAAGAGGCTTCAAACTAGAGTCTGCGGAATTAGATATGTTAGGCTCTGCGGAGAAAGTAACTATCGATAAAGACAATACCACTATCGTCAATGGTTCAGGTAAATCAGATGATATCAAAGCTAGAGTAGCGCAAATCAAAGCTCAGATTGAAACAACTACTTCTGATTATGATCGCGAGAAATTGCAAGAGCGTTTGGCTAAACTATCTGGTGGAGTAGCTGTACTCTATGTAGGTGCTGCGACAGAGATGGAGATGAAAGAGAAAAAAGATAGAGTAGATGATGCATTAGCTGCTACGAAAGCGGCTGTAGAAGAGGGCGTCATCCCAGGTGGAGGAGTAGGTTATATCAGAGCATTGGATGCTTTAGCGAAATTGAAAGGTGACAACGAAGACCAACAAACAGGAATCGAAATTATCAGAAAAGCCATTCAATCTCCATTGAGACAGATTTGTGAAAATGCAGGCGTCGAAGGTTCGGTAGTCGTCAATAAAGTGATCGAAGGTAAGGCAGATTTTGGTTACAATGCTAGAGAAGATAAATACGAAAATCTTTATAAGGCAGGTGTCATCGATCCAGCGAAAGTAGCAAGAGTAGCATTGGAAAATGCAGCTTCTATTGCGGCTATGCTTTTGACTACGGAAGCAGTTATCGTTGAAAAACCGAAAGCTGAAGAACCACACGCTCATGGTATGCCAGGTGGTGGAATGGGCGGAATGATGTAA
- a CDS encoding co-chaperone GroES produces MNVKPLADRVLVQPAEAEEKTASGIIIPDTAKEKPMRGTVVAAGPGKKDEPTTVKVGDTVLYGKYSGTEIQVEGKDYLMMRESDIFAIV; encoded by the coding sequence ATGAATGTAAAACCATTAGCAGACAGAGTGCTGGTTCAGCCAGCCGAAGCAGAAGAAAAAACAGCTTCAGGTATTATTATCCCTGATACAGCAAAGGAAAAACCGATGAGAGGTACAGTCGTAGCCGCTGGTCCTGGTAAAAAAGATGAGCCGACCACAGTGAAAGTAGGTGATACGGTACTTTATGGAAAGTATAGTGGAACTGAAATTCAGGTAGAAGGCAAAGATTACCTTATGATGAGAGAAAGCGATATTTTCGCTATTGTCTAA